TCATAGAAGCTTTAGAAGCACAAACTTCTCATCAAGGTGCACTCCAAGATCTCTGGCACAGCTTTTACGCTCAAGTATGGAGCTGCGTAGGGCGTAATCGTATCGAAGAGGTACTCGGTTTCTCGTGAAGGTGATCATCGCGCAATTCTCGACACATAGTTCCAGGCCAATTTGTGAAGCACCAGAATTGGAACATGCACATCTTATCCGGAAGATGCATCTGATCTGCTGGTGAGCGAACCGGTGAATATAATTTAGTAGGAGGAGAAGTGCCGTCTAGTCTAAATCGAATCTAAATAATTGTGccttttgaataaaaacccttttgaaactattttcatgttttatcagatatatattttattttctctcaAACTACAGCATATAAATTGATCAACGGTGACTCTTCACACCTTTAAAGCATCGTATTTactaattaaattattcattccAATTAGAACTACACACATAGCTCCCCATTCATTTCCTTTGTACAATGTCTATCAGCCGAGAAGCACGGCTCAACGATACTGCCACAACACTGCCAGCGCATCCTGTTCCATCTTCTGCAAGAGTTTGTCCTTAAATTTGTCATACTGACGATCGCGCTCCATGCTTTCGTCTGATACCAGGCTCGCCTGCTGCACGTCGTTGCCTCCCATTCGCTCATCCTCACGCACCAATCGCTTCAGCCAGCTTAGCTCCGCACGTTTACGCTCCATGATCGCCGCATGATGGTTCGTTGTGCCGTACCGGAACACTTTCGGATAAAGGCCCCAGCTCTGCAGCCGCTCGCGGTAGGAAGCATCCGTCCAGGGCGTTCGGACCCAATCAAGGGACACTGTTTCGTCGTAGGAgacaagcaaagaaaaaagacaacgcacacaaacaaaatgatttaatCTCGAACGTTCCAACACACGTTTTTCGTGCTTTTTACTTACATTTTCGTGCAAACAATGGCCGGCTTCCGGTTAACACCATCAGAACCGTGCAGAACAATGCGCCCAGCAGtactttcattttcttttcagcTTAAAACAATGCAACGATCCTTTCTCTTCCACCTCACAGCAGCAACTGGCACTGGATCGATGGCGGACGGAAACGAATGCTGCATACGCTGGCAGGTAAACGACTTCTTTTGATGCCATTgcgggaagaaaaaacacaaagcgAAAAAAGGATTCCGACCGAGGCAAAACAGCAGTAAACGGTACTGCTGTACGGCCTACGGTTCCGTGCGCAAACGATCTGCCTCCGCCACCATCAAGGGCCACAGGTCGTCGAAAATTTCCGCCAGCGCATCCCTTTCCTCGGGCGTAACGTTCTCCAGGCGCAGTTGCTCGACGATGTGCGGTATCAGGGCGGCCATTTCCGGGTCCTTTACCATCACGGCCatcgggctgctgctgctacctgcacaaaacgatgcaaaagaaaaaagggttGTTAATACACTTTCTTTTTTGGgaaattttgtttgttcactttctTCTGGTTTaggtgtaaataaaataatatatagAACATAAATATTGCTGGTAGCAATTAACCCGATCTTCTCATTGTTGTATGGAACAAAACGCCATCGCTACGAAAAATCACCTTCCCGATTGGTGCGCCCTCTAGCTGTCAGCAGAGTAAACCTCCAACCGTTCGCTCAATGCTTACCTTTATCGTTCCCGTTCGCGGTGTGCTGCATGTTGGCGTCCTCCGTTAGTATGATCACCTCCGTTTCGTCGTCCTCATCCTCGTCCGAATCAGGCTCCTGCGACAGCAGATTCGGTCCCGAGCTAAGCTCATACTTAACAGAGCCCCCATCCGGTAGAAATGCAAGATCGTTTCCATTCTGCATACGAATATCAATTGCTGGATCGGTCTTCAGCTCCACTCTCGCGCGTTCCGTACTCGCCACCGCCGGCTCCACCTCTAAATCGTAATCATTCACCACAGCCTTATCCGAGGCGACCGGCTGCTCTGTCACGTACACGATTTCCACCGCGCTCGGTACGGCTTCCGTTCGCTTCTCGTCCACATTCCAGTTCACATCGTTACCGCTCGGCTTGCTGTACGTTGTCTCCTGCAGCTCTTCAATCTCGTTCAACACTTCA
This genomic interval from Anopheles merus strain MAF chromosome 3L, AmerM5.1, whole genome shotgun sequence contains the following:
- the LOC121599918 gene encoding uncharacterized protein LOC121599918; protein product: MNLLVIISVLCCSQFGASYVIVDRDRDSSNTDPQLIGLGSYADHGVPPAHSPAGTLSNAPIDPYAKKLLQLYYLVQVMRSYHRPAYQEPTTILSNLIDRLTKEDLRDELERLLSGVDGFEEVFNIGEYAARDPIKEQLANDFRLLFPLVVKTLTGLRETGHMTNDVTAMEDTLQGKLRDAFNDFRGLLVRVVQSESEVLNEIEELQETTYSKPSGNDVNWNVDEKRTEAVPSAVEIVYVTEQPVASDKAVVNDYDLEVEPAVASTERARVELKTDPAIDIRMQNGNDLAFLPDGGSVKYELSSGPNLLSQEPDSDEDEDDETEVIILTEDANMQHTANGNDKGSSSSPMAVMVKDPEMAALIPHIVEQLRLENVTPEERDALAEIFDDLWPLMVAEADRLRTEP